A single region of the Fenollaria sporofastidiosus genome encodes:
- a CDS encoding PLDc N-terminal domain-containing protein encodes MATSFNRLFIKLAFRLIYCFKERKNIKSTWLWLMILLYLPFLGFILYMFLALTIER; translated from the coding sequence ATCGCTACAAGTTTTAATAGGTTATTTATTAAACTTGCTTTTAGGCTTATTTATTGTTTTAAAGAAAGAAAGAATATAAAGTCAACATGGCTATGGTTAATGATACTACTTTACTTACCATTTCTTGGCTTTATCCTTTATATGTTTTTGGCCTTGACTATAGAAAGATGA
- the rd gene encoding rubredoxin, which translates to MDKYECDACGYVYDPEKGDPDGGIAPGTAFEDIPDDWVCPVCGVGKDMFTKL; encoded by the coding sequence ATGGACAAGTACGAATGCGATGCATGCGGTTACGTTTATGATCCTGAAAAAGGAGATCCAGATGGAGGTATAGCTCCAGGAACTGCTTTTGAAGATATTCCTGATGATTGGGTATGCCCAGTTTGTGGAGTTGGCAAGGACATGTTCACAAAACTGTAA
- the yihA gene encoding ribosome biogenesis GTP-binding protein YihA/YsxC, giving the protein MLKINEPFLERMAVDEKSYPNDGLKEIVLVGRSNVGKSSFINALTNRKKLAYTSSSPGKTRTINFYNMDNKFRIVDLPGYGYAKISMKEREKWKKIIEEYLVKSKNIALICQIIDVRHEPTKLDMMMYDYILSTGSNYLIIANKLDKLKSSQVLKQLSIINKVLHNLKKDALIPFSSQDKRGVKEVLAKFENII; this is encoded by the coding sequence ATGCTTAAGATTAATGAGCCTTTCTTAGAAAGGATGGCTGTTGATGAGAAGAGTTATCCTAACGATGGTTTAAAAGAGATAGTTTTAGTAGGCAGAAGTAATGTTGGTAAGAGTTCATTTATAAATGCACTTACTAACAGAAAGAAGCTTGCATATACATCATCATCACCTGGAAAGACAAGAACTATAAACTTCTACAATATGGACAATAAATTTAGGATAGTCGACTTACCAGGCTATGGTTATGCTAAAATATCTATGAAAGAAAGAGAAAAGTGGAAGAAGATTATTGAGGAGTACTTGGTAAAGTCCAAAAACATTGCTCTTATATGTCAAATTATAGATGTAAGGCATGAGCCTACTAAGCTTGATATGATGATGTACGACTATATATTATCAACAGGTAGTAATTATTTAATAATTGCAAATAAACTTGATAAATTAAAGTCATCACAAGTATTAAAGCAGCTAAGCATCATTAACAAAGTTTTGCATAATCTTAAGAAGGACGCACTAATACCTTTCTCGTCTCAAGACAAGAGGGGAGTTAAAGAAGTGCTAGCTAAGTTTGAAAATATAATTTAA
- a CDS encoding methionine gamma-lyase family protein, with the protein MLCKNKLAASDFYYATGYGYGDIGRDKIEEIFKDIFNAEDALVRTSIVSGTHAIYIMLSSILDHGDEFIYVTGTPYDTIQKSIGLIGDLRDSLMKKGIMYRQVDLNANTIDFEALESKITKNTKAIVVQRSIGYEFRKAINLHAIKDDMLKFKEKHPDIVIMYDNCYGEFTDSIEPTDIGADIIAGSLLKNLGAGISLGGGYLVGRKDLIELAADRLYAPGLGKELGLSYGTLRTTLQGLYMSPRVVCEALKTQSLFSYVFTKLGFECTPEYNEHKSDIVCAIKFKDPDILIKFCKSIQKAACVDSFLTPEPWDMPGYENKIIMASGSFIDGSSIEISADGPIREPYIAYFQGSMSLEQGKLGLMIALQDIVDAGRYHYNKYKNKSIRFALILFLLANGLFSIDF; encoded by the coding sequence ATGCTATGCAAAAATAAACTAGCAGCATCAGACTTTTATTATGCAACTGGTTATGGCTATGGCGATATAGGTAGAGATAAGATAGAAGAAATTTTCAAAGACATCTTTAATGCAGAGGATGCTTTAGTAAGAACTTCTATAGTTTCAGGTACACACGCTATATATATAATGCTTTCTTCGATTCTTGACCATGGTGATGAGTTTATATACGTTACCGGTACTCCTTATGATACTATACAAAAAAGTATAGGCCTAATTGGCGATTTAAGGGACTCATTAATGAAAAAAGGTATTATGTATAGGCAAGTAGACTTAAATGCAAATACGATAGATTTTGAGGCCTTAGAATCGAAAATCACTAAAAACACTAAAGCTATAGTCGTGCAAAGGTCAATTGGCTATGAATTTAGAAAGGCAATCAATCTACATGCAATAAAAGATGATATGCTTAAGTTTAAAGAGAAACATCCAGACATAGTTATCATGTATGATAATTGTTATGGCGAATTTACTGACAGTATTGAACCGACAGATATTGGTGCAGACATCATAGCTGGATCTCTACTTAAAAATCTTGGCGCTGGCATCAGTTTAGGCGGCGGCTATTTAGTAGGAAGAAAAGATCTTATAGAGCTAGCTGCAGACCGTTTATATGCACCAGGCTTAGGTAAGGAGCTTGGTTTATCTTATGGCACACTTAGAACAACTCTTCAAGGCTTATATATGTCACCAAGAGTAGTATGCGAAGCCTTAAAGACACAAAGCTTGTTTTCATATGTATTTACAAAACTTGGTTTTGAGTGCACACCAGAGTATAACGAACACAAATCAGATATAGTATGTGCAATAAAGTTCAAAGATCCAGACATTCTTATTAAGTTCTGTAAGTCAATACAAAAGGCAGCATGTGTTGACTCGTTCTTAACACCAGAGCCTTGGGACATGCCAGGCTATGAGAATAAAATAATTATGGCGTCAGGTAGCTTTATAGACGGCTCATCCATAGAGATATCAGCAGATGGCCCTATTAGAGAGCCATATATCGCATACTTCCAAGGATCAATGTCCTTAGAGCAAGGCAAATTAGGCCTTATGATAGCGCTACAAGACATTGTAGACGCAGGAAGATATCATTATAATAAATATAAAAATAAAAGTATTAGATTCGCTCTAATACTTTTTCTATTGGCCAATGGATTATTTTCAATTGATTTTTAA
- a CDS encoding tyrosine-type recombinase/integrase, producing MKNENNEMRNRDYAIIMLFLNCGLRISELTSLNLDSINENRYINVVGKGNKERQLYLNDATFSAIKDYIELRPKDVKESDKHALFISQKKVRMSNRAVQYMFDKYLLEAGLDKNKFTVHKLRHTAATLMYKYGSVDIRSLQEILGHTSVATTQIYAS from the coding sequence ATGAAGAATGAAAATAATGAAATGCGTAATCGTGATTACGCTATAATCATGTTGTTTTTGAACTGCGGCTTACGTATATCTGAGCTAACTAGCCTTAATTTAGACTCTATTAATGAAAATAGATATATCAACGTTGTTGGTAAAGGCAATAAAGAAAGACAATTGTACTTAAATGACGCAACCTTTAGTGCAATAAAGGATTATATTGAACTAAGACCAAAAGATGTTAAAGAAAGTGATAAACATGCCCTATTCATTTCTCAAAAGAAGGTTCGTATGTCAAACCGCGCTGTTCAGTATATGTTTGATAAGTATCTACTTGAAGCTGGTCTTGATAAAAATAAGTTTACAGTGCACAAGTTAAGACATACAGCCGCTACCCTTATGTACAAGTACGGCTCAGTTGATATAAGGTCCTTGCAAGAGATCCTTGGTCACACATCAGTAGCTACAACACAGATATACGCATCTTGA
- the rny gene encoding ribonuclease Y: MDKFLTGEVLISAAIAIVLGAIIGYIIRKILGEKKIKSAEIESSRIIEEAKSKASQEAKEKILSAKEEIHKLRSDLDKEAKEKEIELKKSEKRLINKEENLDKRTQSYEKKEEQLKNKMNSLNKKEEEVEQLIEERRKEIERVSKMSTQEAKDIILDEVKKEMTHECAAYIRQATEDAKEEAQKNAREIIADAIQKNASDYVAEVSVNVVNLPNDEMKGRIIGREGRNIRTLETLTGVDLIIDDTPEAVVLSSFDPIRREICKIALEKLIADGRIHPARIEEMVNKAKVEVETVIKEEGERAVIEAGVRNLHPELVKLLGRLKFRTSYGQNVLEHSIEVAKISATIAEELGADIRLARRGGLLHDIGKSIDQQMEGSHVEIGVNACKRYKENKEILNIIGSHHGDEEPTTVEAVIVQAADAISAARPGARRETLESYIKRLETLEGIANSFEGIEKSYAIQAGREIRIMVKPEVIDEDKMLLMSRDIAKQIEENLEYPGQIKVTVIRETRSTDYAK; encoded by the coding sequence TTGGATAAGTTTTTAACAGGCGAAGTATTGATCTCAGCTGCTATTGCTATTGTACTTGGAGCTATCATTGGATATATAATCAGAAAGATTTTAGGCGAAAAGAAGATTAAAAGCGCTGAAATTGAATCAAGCAGAATTATTGAAGAAGCTAAAAGTAAAGCAAGCCAAGAAGCTAAAGAGAAGATACTATCAGCTAAAGAAGAAATTCACAAACTAAGAAGCGACCTCGACAAAGAAGCAAAAGAAAAAGAAATCGAACTGAAAAAATCTGAAAAAAGATTGATCAACAAAGAAGAAAATCTTGATAAGAGAACACAATCTTATGAAAAGAAAGAAGAACAACTTAAAAATAAGATGAACTCTCTAAACAAGAAAGAAGAAGAAGTTGAACAATTAATTGAAGAAAGAAGAAAAGAAATTGAACGTGTTTCAAAAATGAGCACCCAAGAAGCTAAAGACATAATCTTGGATGAAGTAAAAAAAGAAATGACTCACGAATGTGCTGCTTATATTAGGCAAGCAACTGAAGATGCAAAAGAAGAAGCTCAAAAGAATGCTAGAGAAATCATAGCAGATGCTATTCAAAAGAATGCTTCAGACTATGTTGCTGAAGTTAGTGTCAATGTTGTAAATCTACCTAACGACGAGATGAAAGGAAGAATCATCGGTAGAGAAGGTAGAAATATAAGAACGCTAGAAACTTTGACCGGAGTAGATCTAATCATAGACGATACACCGGAAGCAGTAGTATTATCAAGTTTCGATCCAATTAGAAGAGAGATTTGTAAAATTGCTTTGGAAAAACTTATAGCTGACGGCAGAATTCATCCAGCTAGGATTGAAGAGATGGTCAACAAAGCTAAAGTCGAGGTAGAGACAGTTATAAAAGAAGAAGGAGAAAGAGCCGTTATTGAAGCTGGTGTACGCAACTTACATCCTGAACTAGTAAAACTTTTAGGTAGACTTAAATTTAGAACAAGTTATGGACAAAATGTTCTTGAGCATTCTATAGAAGTTGCTAAAATATCAGCAACTATAGCAGAAGAGCTTGGAGCGGACATTAGACTTGCTAGAAGAGGAGGTCTACTTCACGACATAGGTAAATCCATAGACCAACAAATGGAAGGTAGCCATGTTGAGATAGGAGTAAATGCTTGCAAGAGATATAAAGAAAACAAAGAAATTCTAAACATCATAGGTTCACACCACGGTGATGAAGAGCCAACAACAGTTGAAGCTGTTATAGTTCAAGCTGCTGACGCAATATCTGCAGCAAGACCAGGCGCTAGAAGAGAAACTTTGGAATCGTACATCAAGAGACTAGAAACACTAGAAGGTATAGCAAATTCATTCGAAGGTATCGAAAAGTCATATGCTATACAAGCTGGTAGGGAAATCAGAATAATGGTTAAACCTGAGGTTATAGATGAAGATAAAATGCTTTTAATGAGCCGCGATATTGCAAAGCAAATAGAAGAAAATTTGGAATATCCAGGACAAATAAAAGTTACTGTCATTAGAGAAACTAGAAGTACTGATTACGCTAAATAG
- a CDS encoding S16 family serine protease: protein MLSALCDKKINRYFAMTGEITLLGNVLAIGGLKEKALAAKRMKIRDLILPMENKKDFEKLPSNIRESLNVHYVNNFKDLSKIIFVDGDKDA from the coding sequence ATACTATCAGCACTATGTGATAAAAAAATTAACAGATACTTTGCTATGACGGGTGAAATTACTTTACTTGGCAATGTACTTGCGATAGGTGGACTAAAAGAAAAGGCACTTGCTGCTAAGAGGATGAAGATTAGAGATTTGATCTTGCCCATGGAGAATAAAAAGGACTTTGAAAAACTACCTTCTAATATAAGGGAGAGTCTAAATGTACATTATGTAAATAACTTCAAAGATCTTAGCAAAATAATATTTGTAGATGGTGATAAAGATGCTTAA
- a CDS encoding ATP-binding protein → MYQFYGTVSSNIESVEVFVDRIIENLENYLPNEMIFNIRLVLNELLLNSASHGNLYSKDKKVKLYISISEDTIKLRVEDEGIGLLSICSNKSMCELGGRGLKIVEALTDKVSKLDHGIKCTIFSKYLDDTE, encoded by the coding sequence ATGTATCAATTTTACGGAACGGTATCTTCTAATATTGAAAGTGTAGAAGTATTTGTTGACAGAATAATTGAAAATCTTGAAAATTATTTACCTAATGAAATGATATTTAACATCAGGCTAGTTCTTAATGAGCTTTTATTGAATTCAGCATCGCATGGCAATCTATATAGTAAAGATAAAAAAGTTAAATTATACATATCGATTAGTGAAGACACTATAAAACTAAGGGTAGAGGATGAAGGTATTGGTCTACTTAGTATATGCTCAAATAAAAGTATGTGCGAGCTTGGAGGCAGAGGCTTAAAAATAGTCGAAGCTCTAACAGATAAGGTATCTAAACTGGACCATGGTATTAAGTGTACTATCTTTTCTAAATATCTTGATGATACAGAGTAA
- the mutL gene encoding DNA mismatch repair endonuclease MutL, whose product MIKVLSKETVEKIAAGEVIERPVSVVKELVENSIDAGATNIIIKIYDGGKRKISVTDNGTGINRDDINLAFIKHSTSKIENVDDLYKIHTMGFRGEALASIKAISNVTLISKTEDEEIGSKISFFNGSKRIENISTNKGTSIIVEDIFYNIPARQKFLKKDTYESNLINDLLYRLAIANPAIGFKYMSNDKVIFDLLVIKVYTKELTAFMAMIRQ is encoded by the coding sequence ATGATAAAAGTACTATCAAAAGAAACAGTAGAAAAAATTGCTGCTGGTGAGGTTATAGAAAGACCAGTCTCAGTAGTCAAAGAACTAGTTGAAAACTCAATAGATGCAGGTGCTACAAATATTATTATAAAGATATATGATGGCGGCAAAAGAAAAATTTCAGTAACAGACAATGGTACTGGGATAAACAGAGATGACATTAATCTTGCCTTTATTAAGCACTCTACAAGCAAAATCGAGAATGTTGATGATTTATATAAGATACACACTATGGGATTTAGAGGTGAGGCTCTAGCAAGTATTAAGGCTATAAGCAATGTTACACTTATAAGTAAAACTGAAGACGAAGAGATTGGATCCAAGATAAGCTTTTTTAACGGCAGTAAAAGGATCGAGAATATATCCACTAATAAAGGTACGTCCATAATAGTCGAAGATATATTCTACAATATACCAGCAAGACAAAAATTCTTGAAGAAAGATACTTATGAATCTAACCTAATAAACGATCTTCTTTATAGGCTTGCTATAGCTAATCCAGCTATTGGCTTTAAGTATATGAGTAACGATAAGGTGATATTTGACCTTTTAGTAATCAAAGTCTATACGAAAGAATTAACAGCCTTTATGGCTATGATACGGCAATAA
- the typA gene encoding translational GTPase TypA: MLREDLRNIAIIAHVDHGKTTLVDQMLRQSGTFRENQVVQDRVMDSGDLEKERGITILSKNTAVIHNGKKINIIDTPGHADFGGEVERVLKMVNGVVLVVDAFEGPMPQTKFVLKKAFELNLPVIVCINKIDRPEARPVEVVDEVLDLFIELGAEDEALEAPFIFASAKKGYATNQVTIEKDNMDDLFDAIVEHIPAPESNEDKPLQLLISTIDYNDYVGRIGIGKIERGVIKNGSEAVLVNKLNPDMKRKVKIGKLYEFIGLDKVETNEQKGGAIVAVTGIEDISIGDTIADPECPEALDFVKISEPTISMNFIVNDSPFAGREGKYVTSRQIKARLEKELQSNVSLRVEETESTDAFKVSGRGELHLSVLVETMRREGYELQLSKPQVLFKNDENGKKLEPMEKVTVDVSEEFVGAVIDKLSRRKAELLEMKENSAGYSRLIFKMPARGLIGYRGEFMTDTHGEGIINSIFLGYELYKGEIPTRTTGSLIAFETGVASSYGLNIAQGRGILFIGPQTEVYEGMVVGENPKGLDIEVNVTKKKQMTNTRAAGSDDAIRLSPPRVLSLEEALEFIEDDELIEVTPKSIRIRKKILDTNKRYKSKIQIRNREIAVDVSLQVLIGYLLNLLLGLFIVLKKERI, translated from the coding sequence ATGTTAAGAGAAGATTTAAGAAATATAGCTATCATAGCACACGTTGACCATGGTAAAACAACTCTAGTTGATCAAATGCTTAGACAATCAGGTACATTTAGAGAGAATCAAGTTGTACAAGATAGAGTCATGGACTCTGGTGACCTTGAAAAAGAACGTGGTATAACTATACTTTCAAAGAATACAGCCGTAATACATAACGGTAAAAAGATAAATATTATAGATACACCAGGCCATGCTGACTTTGGTGGAGAAGTTGAGAGAGTTTTAAAGATGGTTAATGGCGTTGTACTAGTTGTTGATGCTTTTGAAGGACCTATGCCACAAACTAAGTTTGTATTAAAGAAAGCTTTTGAACTAAACTTGCCAGTTATTGTATGTATAAATAAGATTGATAGACCAGAAGCTAGACCAGTTGAGGTTGTTGATGAAGTTCTTGATTTGTTCATAGAACTAGGCGCTGAAGATGAAGCGTTAGAAGCACCATTTATTTTTGCTTCTGCTAAGAAGGGTTATGCTACTAATCAAGTAACTATAGAAAAAGACAATATGGATGACTTGTTTGATGCTATAGTTGAGCATATACCAGCTCCAGAGTCTAATGAAGATAAACCATTGCAACTACTTATTTCAACAATTGATTATAACGACTATGTAGGTAGAATCGGTATAGGTAAGATCGAAAGAGGAGTTATAAAGAATGGTTCAGAGGCTGTACTTGTGAACAAGCTAAATCCTGATATGAAGAGAAAAGTAAAGATAGGTAAATTATATGAGTTTATAGGCCTAGATAAAGTTGAAACTAATGAACAAAAAGGTGGAGCCATAGTTGCTGTTACAGGTATAGAAGATATATCAATTGGAGATACTATCGCTGATCCAGAATGTCCAGAGGCACTTGATTTTGTCAAGATTTCTGAGCCAACAATATCCATGAACTTCATTGTAAATGACTCACCATTTGCTGGAAGAGAAGGTAAATACGTTACATCTAGACAAATAAAGGCAAGACTTGAAAAAGAATTGCAATCAAATGTTTCATTGAGGGTTGAAGAAACTGAATCAACAGATGCATTTAAAGTATCTGGTAGAGGAGAGCTTCACTTGTCTGTTTTAGTTGAAACTATGAGAAGAGAAGGCTACGAATTACAACTTTCTAAGCCACAAGTACTTTTCAAAAATGATGAAAATGGCAAGAAACTTGAACCAATGGAGAAGGTAACTGTTGACGTTTCAGAAGAATTTGTCGGAGCTGTTATAGATAAATTATCAAGAAGAAAAGCTGAGCTATTAGAAATGAAAGAAAATTCAGCAGGATACTCAAGACTTATATTTAAAATGCCTGCTAGAGGTTTGATTGGATATAGAGGAGAGTTTATGACTGATACACATGGAGAAGGTATCATCAACTCCATCTTCTTAGGATACGAACTTTATAAAGGCGAAATACCTACTAGAACTACAGGCTCACTAATTGCCTTTGAAACAGGCGTTGCATCTAGCTACGGACTTAATATAGCTCAGGGTAGAGGTATACTGTTCATTGGGCCACAAACTGAAGTTTACGAAGGTATGGTTGTAGGTGAAAATCCAAAGGGTCTTGATATTGAAGTTAACGTCACTAAGAAGAAACAAATGACAAACACAAGAGCTGCAGGCTCTGATGACGCCATCAGGCTAAGCCCACCAAGAGTACTTTCTCTTGAGGAAGCACTTGAATTTATAGAGGACGATGAACTAATTGAAGTTACACCAAAATCAATTAGAATCAGAAAGAAGATACTAGACACAAATAAGAGATATAAATCAAAAATACAAATAAGAAATAGGGAGATTGCGGTGGATGTATCGCTACAAGTTTTAATAGGTTATTTATTAAACTTGCTTTTAGGCTTATTTATTGTTTTAAAGAAAGAAAGAATATAA
- the lon gene encoding endopeptidase La, whose translation MNKSVVTIEVLKTLQDKTKEAMDKNQKDYILHEQLKIIKNELNADKSGAKNIFDAYRNDIKKLKAPKEVEEKALKEIDKLEQTPLTSPDYPSTLQYIELIKDLPWNKRTDDTKDLKYAKEMLDKDHYGLKDVKDRILEYLAILNNTKAIKGSIICFVGPPGVGKTSIANSIANATNRNFVRMSLGGIRDEADIRGHMRTYVGSMPGRIISLMKKAKSKNPVFLFDEIDKIGQDFRGDPSSALLEVLDSSQNKDFTDRYLELPYDLSEVLFITTANSLDTIPEALLDRLEIIRIDGYTDEEKLNIAKKYLLPKSLENAGIDSDAIKFTDEALYRLIDNYTRESGVRELERKIQSIIRKLVYKNTWMIRLLKVDLKTVDKLLEGPIFEYDLVDKENSVGKAVGLAWTRVGGDTINVEAQLMPGDGKLNITGNLGKVMQESCQLAISYLKANYEYFNIDKKNLKILISIYMFQRSYTKRWS comes from the coding sequence ATCAATAAATCTGTTGTGACTATTGAGGTTTTAAAGACACTTCAAGACAAGACTAAAGAGGCCATGGATAAGAATCAAAAAGATTATATACTACATGAACAGCTTAAGATTATTAAAAATGAGCTTAATGCTGATAAGTCAGGTGCGAAAAACATATTTGATGCATACAGAAATGATATAAAGAAACTTAAAGCACCTAAAGAAGTTGAAGAGAAGGCTCTTAAAGAGATAGATAAGCTTGAACAAACTCCACTAACATCTCCTGACTATCCTTCAACACTGCAATATATAGAGCTTATTAAAGACTTACCTTGGAATAAAAGAACGGATGATACCAAGGACTTAAAGTATGCTAAGGAGATGCTTGACAAAGATCATTACGGTTTAAAAGATGTAAAGGATAGGATACTTGAGTATCTAGCTATACTTAATAATACTAAGGCCATAAAAGGCTCTATAATATGCTTTGTTGGACCTCCAGGAGTTGGTAAAACATCTATTGCTAATTCTATTGCAAATGCAACAAATAGAAATTTTGTTAGAATGTCTTTGGGAGGCATTAGAGATGAGGCAGATATTAGAGGCCATATGAGGACATACGTAGGATCTATGCCCGGTAGAATCATATCTTTAATGAAGAAAGCAAAGTCAAAGAACCCTGTTTTCTTATTTGATGAAATTGATAAGATTGGACAAGATTTTAGAGGAGATCCATCTAGTGCTTTGCTAGAAGTTTTGGATAGTTCTCAAAATAAAGATTTTACAGATAGATACTTGGAGCTTCCTTATGATTTATCAGAAGTACTATTTATAACAACTGCAAACTCGCTTGATACAATACCAGAAGCACTTTTAGATAGACTCGAAATTATAAGGATAGATGGCTATACTGATGAGGAAAAATTAAATATTGCTAAGAAATATTTACTTCCTAAATCATTGGAGAATGCTGGTATCGATAGTGATGCAATTAAATTTACTGACGAAGCTTTATATAGGCTTATCGATAATTATACTAGAGAATCTGGAGTTAGAGAGCTCGAAAGAAAGATACAATCTATAATTAGAAAACTAGTTTATAAAAATACATGGATGATAAGATTGTTAAAAGTTGATTTAAAGACTGTTGATAAATTACTAGAAGGTCCTATATTTGAATATGACTTAGTTGATAAAGAAAACAGCGTTGGTAAAGCTGTAGGTCTTGCATGGACAAGGGTAGGAGGAGACACTATCAACGTAGAAGCTCAGCTTATGCCTGGAGATGGCAAGCTAAACATCACTGGTAATCTTGGAAAAGTTATGCAAGAGTCATGCCAACTTGCTATAAGCTACTTAAAGGCAAATTATGAATACTTTAATATTGACAAGAAAAATTTAAAGATTTTGATATCCATATACATGTTCCAGAGGAGCTATACCAAAAGATGGTCCTAG
- the cls gene encoding cardiolipin synthase: MFKTDKLGRKFINLLNQKLKEGVEVRILVDAVGSRSIRKKYFREFKKLGGQIDSFFPLFFSKFTTRFNYRNHRKIVIIDGTIAYSGGFNVGDEYISKSKKFGFWRDTHFRLKGDIVEEYLRRFNFDYRFATGIKADGEYFKDHDVNTLNRMQLVTSGPDSMFENIKNVYLKMISSAKTRLWIQSPYFIPDDSIFEAIRIAALSGVDVRIMIPNKPDHMFVYWATLSYVGQLLEDNVKIYQYENGFLHSKQIIKDDDICTVGTANFDIRSFALNFEANLVFYDQKTNKLLSEQFLKDIEKSSVLTLEKYNKRKRIVKIKESISRLLSPGL, from the coding sequence ATCTTTAAAACAGATAAATTAGGAAGAAAATTCATAAACTTGCTTAATCAAAAGCTAAAAGAGGGAGTAGAAGTTAGGATACTTGTAGATGCTGTAGGTTCTAGAAGCATCAGAAAGAAGTATTTTAGAGAATTCAAGAAGCTTGGAGGACAGATAGATTCGTTCTTCCCATTATTCTTCTCTAAATTCACAACCAGATTCAACTATAGAAATCACAGAAAGATTGTTATTATTGATGGTACGATTGCATACAGTGGCGGCTTTAATGTTGGCGATGAATACATTAGTAAAAGTAAAAAATTTGGATTTTGGAGAGATACACACTTTAGACTAAAAGGTGATATAGTTGAGGAATACTTAAGAAGGTTCAATTTTGATTATAGATTTGCGACTGGTATAAAAGCAGATGGTGAATACTTTAAAGATCATGATGTAAATACGCTAAACAGAATGCAGCTTGTAACATCAGGACCAGACTCAATGTTTGAGAATATTAAAAACGTCTACTTAAAGATGATAAGTTCAGCTAAAACTAGACTTTGGATACAAAGTCCATACTTCATACCTGATGATTCAATATTTGAAGCTATAAGGATAGCTGCCTTATCTGGAGTTGACGTAAGGATAATGATACCTAACAAGCCAGATCACATGTTTGTATATTGGGCTACTCTAAGCTATGTTGGACAGCTTCTTGAGGATAATGTTAAGATATATCAATACGAGAACGGTTTTTTACACTCTAAGCAAATAATTAAAGATGATGACATATGTACTGTAGGTACAGCTAACTTTGATATTAGAAGCTTTGCACTTAATTTTGAAGCGAACCTAGTGTTTTATGATCAAAAGACAAACAAGCTTTTAAGTGAACAGTTTTTGAAAGATATAGAAAAGTCATCTGTATTAACTTTAGAGAAGTACAACAAGAGAAAGAGAATTGTTAAAATAAAAGAGTCAATATCAAGACTACTATCACCAGGACTATAA